A single Kryptolebias marmoratus isolate JLee-2015 linkage group LG7, ASM164957v2, whole genome shotgun sequence DNA region contains:
- the si:ch211-63p21.2 gene encoding FH1/FH2 domain-containing protein 1, which translates to MKESDQTKDLTWDFDISWDSVLKPAAHLCLNALDFSDLWDDDDSGENEETKASSPTSPYLKMTLSPPPPPPPPPPPPLPPKLSSLARSLPASPKSSVIKSRTLKLHWRELQNLSPLPRITRFGTQTIWAGLEPVHLDTNRLKYLFESKTSNTSFSVVSRRQKQPCVSVLGMKRSNIITIALSSLPPPRLLPPAIYSMDSSVLDREDVQRLQALIPTEEELCLIKEAKAQSPVAPLAQAELCLLTLGEITHLSTRLQLWAFALDYDSLEREIAEPLFHLKLAMEQLASSQTFRCILATVLAIGNFLNGCKARGFELSYLGKLSQVRDTHTRQPLLHHVCVLLLELYPQSSDLHSDITAVTKAGKCDYSLVQSSFTQLEAMCKASWEQLKVLERCEEKRKGGKREKKKGNNNDDESFSPEGSLFHRLPKVLKECEERLKVLRAVHRRVINRFHSFLLFLGYSRAMVKDTKAEDFCRTISNFSLEYRSTRQAILLQREREKQKSGAGSPAPNTPVGSRKCLQTPSQDCEEQCRLEEVLRTPESISRLDVTLPRTRRKMADIRGSFSRTMKW; encoded by the exons ATGAAGGAGTCTGATCAAACCAAGGACCTGACCTGGGACTTTGACATTTCCTGGGATTCAGTCCTAAAACCAGCTGCCCATCTTTGCCTGAACGCCTTGGACTTCTCAGACCTTTGGGATGATGACGACAGTGGAGAAAACGAAGAGACCAAAGCATCAAGTCCAACGTCACCATATCTAAAAATGACCCtttcaccccctcctcctcctcctcctcctcctcctcctcctcttcctcccaaaCTGTCTTCTTTAGCAAGATCTTTACCAGCTTCCCCAAAAAGTTCGGTCATAAAAAGTCGAACCTTGAAGCTCCACTGGAGGGAACTGCAGAACCTGTCCCCTCTTCCTAGGATAACGCGATTTGGGACACAAACTATTTGGGCGGGTCTCGAACCAGTGCATCTGGATACAAACCGTTTGAAGTACTTGTTTGAATCTAAGACCAGTAACACCAGTTTCAGCGTGGTTTCTAGACGGCAG AAGCAGCCATGTGTCTCAGTGTTGGGAATGAAGAGGAGTAACATCATAACCATCGCTCTGAGCAGCCTGCCCCCTCCTCGCCTGCTCCCCCCGGCTATTTACAGCATGGACAGCAGCGTGCTGGACAGAGAGGACGTTCAG cGGCTTCAAGCTCTGATCCCAACAGAAGAGGAACTGTGTCTGATCAAGGAGGCCAAAGCCCAGAGCCCCGTCGCTCCTCTGGCTCAGGCTGAGCTGTGCCTGCTCACTCTGGGGGAGATCACTCACCTGAGCACCAGGCTCCAGCTGTGGGCCTTCGCTTTGGACTATGACTCCTTAGAGAGG gaaattgcCGAGCCTCTTTTCCACCTGAAGTTGGCCATGGAGCAACTGGCATCCAGCCAGACCTTCAGGTGTATTCTAGCCACGGTGCTAGCAATTGGTAACTTCCTCAATGGCTGTAAG GCCCGTGGCTTTGAGCTGAGTTACCTGGGTAAGCTGTCTCAGGTGAGGGACACGCACACTCGCCAGCCTCTGCTGCATCACgtctgtgtgctgctgctggagctctACCCACAATCCTCTGACCTCCACTCTGACATAACTGCTGTTACGAAAGCTGGCAAG TGTGATTATTCTCTGGTCCAGTCCAGTTTCACTCAGCTAGAGGCCATGTGCAAAGCATCATGGGAACAGCTGAAGGTACTGGAGAGGTGTgaggaaaagaggaaaggaggaaagagagaaaagaagaaagggaACAACAACGATGATGAGTCCTTTTCTCCAGAGGGTTCCCTCTTTCACCGGCTGCCTAAGGTTCTGAAAGAGTGTGAGGAGAGGCTGAAGGTCCTGAGAGCCGTCCATCGTCGGGTCATCAACAG GTTCCACTCGTTTCTCTTATTCCTGGGTTACTCCCGAGCCATGGTGAAGGACACCAAAGCGGAGGACTTCTGCAGGACCATCAGCAACTTCTCACTGGAGTACAGGTCCACCCGGCAGGCCATCCTCCTGCAAAGAGAGCGAGAGAAGCAAAAGAGCGGAGCCGGAAGCCCCGCACCCAACACCCCTGTTGGCAGCAGGAAATGTCTGCAAACTCCATCACAG GACTGTGAGGAGCAGTGTAGATTAGAGGAGGTGCTGAGAACACCTGAGTCCATCTCAAGACTGGATGTTACTTTGCCTCGAACCCGCAGGAAAATGGCTGACATCAGAG gaTCATTTTCTCGAACAATGAAGTGGTGA